In Alosa sapidissima isolate fAloSap1 chromosome 11, fAloSap1.pri, whole genome shotgun sequence, a single window of DNA contains:
- the skor1b gene encoding SKI family transcriptional corepressor 1 homolog-B — MRANSYLTADNFENPECPGMESIPSQLPAVRDSSCSPTSKQELQSYSGPALKPNQVSEASLYGIPIVSLVIDGQERLCLAQISNTLLKHYSYNEIHNRRVALGITCVQCTPVQLEILRRAGAMPISSRRCGMITKREAERLCKSFLGAHAPPKLPENFAFDVSHECAWGSRGSFIPARYNSSRAKCIKCSFCNMYFSPNKFIFHSHRTPESKYTQPDAANFNSWRRHLKLTDKNSADEVTHAWEDVKAMFNGGSRKRTLPSSGSTGSSPTKTPGPRGQPHSESPEIPHKAMRCQDEQSGVVPSSMRSYPVIPVPSKGFGMLQKIPPPLFPHPYGFPAFGLCQKKEDGMVIGEPNKTNLSGMFWPGTKDSGYPSFPMFWPTTGSLPMPPYSQSHPKPPSDLLCSRPNEVDVSEPNDRGTNTPKESGIDSERCSSTQSLRNEEDKSGDDSRSVDGMPDTPRKMSYISAFRPVVKDTESIAKLYGNRGSYAGGRSGYLSPDFLSESSSYRSASPDVDSVDDPDVDVESNKVQEEDSFALSGDGHRSPLGPVTQEAAATSVESEDRTKSSEARATDADRESKQLPIETNRNTAIYEVYTNERDGHVQRMSTPCTFGSSVNYQRDRRESNDTREEEPSSTVDEIEPKSFHQDHGALSDGNQREPDGGQEATRCDDGTTPVIGSRNIESMAKEELQKQLVEQVELRKKLEREFQTLKDNFQDQMKRELSYREEMVQQLQIVRDTLCSELDHERKARYAIQQKLKDADPPALYWNLHLQAPPAAPVTGRAPARLRNQPPSWWTEWERNLPAWKPPLIFSRNHT; from the exons ATGCGAGCAAATAGCTATTTAACAGCTGACAACTTCGAAAACCCTGA GTGTCCAGGAATGGAATCAATTCCGAGTCAGCTGCCAGCCGTACGAGACTCCAGCTGCTCCCCAACTTCCAAGCAAGAGCTGCAATCCTACTCTGGCCCTGCGTTAAAACCTAACCAAGTCAGCGAGGCCTCTCTGTACGGAATACCCATAGTCTCTCTAGTCATAGATGGCCAAGAGAGACTCTGTCTCGCTCAAATCTCCAACACCCTCCTGAAGCACTACAGTTACAACGAGATACACAACCGCCGCGTGGCCCTTGGTATTACCTGCGTGCAGTGCACGCCAGTCCAGCTCGAGATCTTGCGGCGCGCAGGGGCTATGCCAATTTCATCCCGGCGTTGCGGGATGATCACCAAGCGCGAGGCCGAGAGGCTTTGCAAATCCTTCCTCGGGGCACACGCGCCGCCCAAGTTACCTGAAAATTTTGCCTTTGATGTATCTCACGAGTGCGCATGGGGAAGTCGGGGCAGCTTCATACCAGCTAGGTACAACAGCTCTAGAGCTAAATGTATAAAATGTTCATTCTGCAATATGTATTTCTCTCCAAACAAATTCATATTTCACTCGCATCGCACCCCAGAATCCAAGTACACACAGCCCGATGCTGCTAACTTTAATTCGTGGAGGCGTCATCTCAAATTAACTGACAAAAATTCAGCTGATGAGGTGACGCACGCCTGGGAAGACGTCAAGGCCATGTTCAATGGCGGCAGCAGGAAGAGGACGCTGCCATCCAGTGGGTCTACGGGGTCCTCCCCGACCAAAACCCCGGGACCCCGCGGGCAGCCCCACAGTGAATCCCCTGAAATCCCGCACAAAGCCATGAGATGCCAGGACGAGCAGTCCGGCGTTGTTCCAAGCAGCATGCGCAGCTATCCCGTTATCCCCGTGCCCAGCAAGGGCTTCGGGATGCTGCAGAAGATCCCCCCGCCGCTCTTCCCCCACCCTTACGGATTCCCTGCCTTTGGACTGTGTCAGAAAAAAGAGGACGGCATGGTGATTGGCGAGCCAAATAAAACTAACCTTTCAGGCATGTTTTGGCCCGGGACGAAAGACAGTGGCTATCCATCGTTTCCAATGTTTTGGCCCACAACAGGAAGCCTCCCCATGCCACCCTATTCCCAGTCACACCCTAAACCACCCTCGGACCTGCTATGCTCCAGACCAAATGAAGTTGACGTCTCGGAGCCAAATGACCgaggcacaaacacacccaaagAGAGTGGTATAGACAGCGAGCGCTGTTCAAGCACGCAGTCCCTCCGCAATGAAGAGGACAAGTCTGGAGATGACAGCCGCTCGGTGGATGGGATGCCAGACACTCCCCGGAAAATGAGCTACATATCAGCTTTCAGACCTGTGGTGAAAGACACGGAGAGCATTGCCAAGCTGTATGGGAACAGAGGGTCGTATGCAGGGGGTCGATCTGGCTACCTGTCACCCGATTTTCTAAGCGAAAGTTCTAGTTACAGGTCGGCCTCTCCGGATGTGGACAGCGTGGATGACCCGGATGTGGACGTAGAGTCAAACAAAGTGCAGGAGGAGGACTCTTTTGCCTTGTCAGGTGACGGCCACCGGAGTCCACTTGGCCCTGTAACTCAAGAAGCGGCCGCGACGAGTGTGGAATCGGAGGACAGAACCAAGTCGAGCGAGGCACGCGCTACAGATGCTGACAGAGAGAGCAAACAGCTGCCAATAGAAACCAACAGAAATACAGCGATATACGAG GTGTATACGAATGAAAGAGACGGCCATGTGCAACGAATGAGCACCCCGTGCACATTTGGATCATCAGTTAATTACCAACGTGATCGTCGGGAGTCGAATG ATACGCGCGAGGAGGAGCCGTCTTCTACTGTGGATGAAATCGAACCTAAAAGTTTCCACCAAGACCATGGCGCTCTGTCAGATGGAAACCAAAGAGAACCTGATGGTG GTCAGGAGGCAACCCGTTGTGATGATGGCACTACCCCAGTGATCGGCAGCAGAAATATAGAAAGCATGGCCAAAG AAGAATTGCAGAAACAGTTAGTTGAGCAGGTGGAACTTCGGAAAAAACTGGAGCGGGAATTCCAAACTTTGAAAG ATAATTTCCAAGACCAGATGAAGAGAGAGCTGTCCTACAGGGAGGAGATGGTGCAGCAGTTGCAGATAGTTAGAG ATACTCTATGCAGCGAGTTGGACCATGAGAGAAAGGCTCGTTATGCTATTCAACAGAAGTTAAAAG ATGCTGACCCCCCGGCACTGTACTGGAACCTGCACCTTCAAGCCCCCCCTGCTGCCCCCGTGACCGGCAGAGCCCCCGCCCGCCTCAGGAACCAACCCCCCAGCTGGTGGACCGAGTGGGAGAGGAACCTACCTGCCTGGAAACCTCCTCTGATTTTTAGCCGAAACCACACCTAA